The genomic segment CACTGGGTCTGGTGGCTGAACGACTTGTCTTCGAAGATCTCGCCGGTCACGCCCTCGTCGAACACGAGGCCGCCGTAGGTCCAGCCGCCGTTCTCCGGCCGCTCGTCGGCGGGCACGCCGGCGGGACGGAAGAAGTAGCCGATCTTCGCGTACACGTGGCGCTCGTCGAAGCCGAGGCTGCGGTCGGCCACCAGCGAGAAGATGACCTCCTGGCCGTTGATGGAGTACTGATTGCCGTGCTCGTCGGTCAGCGGCCAGGTGTCCCACACCCAGACCTGCTCGTTCGACATGTCGGGGAAGTCCTGCGGCACCTCGGGCATCGTGAGCGACGAGGGCATCGAGTTCTCACGCGACGGGGTCGCGGGGTCCGACAGGCGCTTGAGCTGGCGTGCGTCGGCACGGGTCCACTTGGCGGTGAAGTCGTCCTCGGGGGCGTATGCCTCCTGGGTGTGCGTGGTCGGCTGGGGGCCGTCCTGCAGCTCGGGCAGCCCCGACGTGGGGTCGGCGACGGCGGCCGTGGGGAGGCCGACGAGGGCGGAGGCCGTCACGGCGACGGCCGCCAGCCCCCCTGTCAGGAGACGCCTGACGCGCTTCGGGGGAGTGTTCATGGAAGTTGCTCCTTCGGTGGGGAAACGCGATGCAAATCGATTTGCACAGCGCATCCATATAAACACGATCGGCGCGCGTGCGCATGTCGTCCTTTCGGGGGACACGTTGATTTCGGTGAACGACTTGACGTCGAGCGGTACGCCGGTTCATAATCGGTCCCGTTCGATAAATCGATTTAGCACAAGGGAGTGTCGACGGTGGCGAGGGCTCGGATCTCAGACGTGGCGGCGGCAGCCGGCGTCTCGGTGACGACCGTCTCGCTCGTCATGAACAACGTCGAGTCGCGCATCTCGGACGACACCCGGCGTCGGGTGAAGGATGCCGCGCGCGCTGTGGGCTACGCGCCGAGCTCGGTCGCGCGGGGGCTGCGGACGCAGCAGACGCGCACCGTCGGGCTCATCTCCGACCAGATCGCCACCACCCCGTTCGCGGGACGCATGCTCGCCGGCGCGCAGGACGCCGCCCGCGAGAACGGCCACCTCGTCTACCTCGTCGACACCGGCGGTGACGAGGGCATCGAGAGCGAGGCCATCCGCTCCCTCACGGCGCAGCAGGTCGACGCCATGATCTACGCCTGCATGTGGCACCGCGTCGTCGACGTGCCCGACGGCATCCCGGCCCAGACGGTGTTCCTCGACTGCCGGCCCGCCGGAGGCGGCTACCGCAGCGTCGTCCCCGACGACCGCGCCGGCGGGCTCACCGCCGTGCGCGAACTCGTCGCGGCCGGTCACCGCCGGATCGCGTACCTCGACACCGAAGACCCCGGGCCCATCGCGTCCCGACTGCGTCACGAGGGCTACCTCCAGGCGCTCGCCGAGGTCGGCGTCACCGCCGACCCCGCGCTGCACGTCCGCGCCGAGACCTCGGCGCACGGCGGGCGTGCCGCCATGGAGCGCCTGCTCGACCTCGGCGAGGACCGCCCCACGGGCGTCTTCTGCTTCAACGACCGCATGGCGGCCGGCGTGTACATCGCCGCGCACCGCCGCGGCCTCGACATCCCGCGGGACCTGTCGGTCGTCGGCTACGACGACCAGCAGCTCATCGCCGCGGAACAGGATCCCCCTCTGACCACCGTGGCCCTGCCCCATTACGACATGGGGCGCTGGGCGATGGAGGTCGCACTCGGCGTCCGTGCGGAAGGGGATGAGGACGCCGCGCACCAGATGGAGTGTCCCGTCATCCGACGAGACTCCGTGGGCCCGCCGCCGGCGCACGTCGGCAAACAGAACCGGCGACGGGCTTCACACACCGAGCGGCCGCCGAAGGCGGCCCCCGACCGATGACCTACGCGGGCGTAGGTCATCAAGAAAAGGAAACCACAACAATGCGCACAAGGACCCCGATCCTCGTGTCTGCAGGCCTGGTCTCGGCGCTCGCCCTGACCGGCTGCGGGCAGGCCGGTCAAGGCGAGACCACGACCGATGACGGCCGCACCCAGTTGACGATGTGGACCCACTCCGCCGGAAACCCGGCCGAGCTCGAGGTCTACGAGCGGATCATCTCCGACTTCAACGACTCGCAGGACCAGTACCAGGTCGTGCACGAGTCGTTCCCGCAGGGCGCCTACAACGACGCGATCGTCGCGGCCGCGGCATCCGGCGATCTCCCCTGCCTTCTCGACCTCGACGGCCCGATCATGCCGAACTGGGCGTGGGCGGGCTACCTGCAGCCGCTCGGGCTGCCCACCGAGCTCACCGACTCGCTGCTGCCGACCGCCGTCGGCGAGTGGGACGGCGAGATCTACTCCGCCGGGTACTGGGACGCCGCCCTTGCGATCTTCGCCCGCCAGTCGGTGCTCGAGGCAGCCGACATCCGCATCCCGACCGTCGAGGAGCCCTGGACCGCTGAGGAGTTCAACGCGGCCCTGGCGACGCTGAAGGCAGCCGGCTACGAGACGCCGATCGACATCGGCGCCGAGGACACCGGCGAGTGGTGGCCGTACGCGTACTCGCCGTTCCTGCAGAGCTTCGGCGGCGACCTCATCGACCGCGACAGCATGCTGACCGCCGACGGCGCCCTCAACGGACCCGAGGCGGTCGCGTGGGGCGAGTGGTTCCAGGGCCTCTTCGCCGACGGCTACGCCGGCAACAGCGGCACCGTGGGCAACCAGGAGTTCATCGACGACGAGGTGGCCCTGAGCTACACCGGCGTCTGGAACGCGGTCACGGCGCTCGACGAGGTCGGCGACGACCTGCTGATCCTGCCCCCGCCGGACCTCGGCAACGGCCCCAAGATCGGCGGCGGCTCGTGGCAGTGGGCCATCTCGTCGGAGTGCAACGACGCCGACGGCGCCCGCGAGTACCTGGAGTTCAGCTTCCAGGACGAGTACATCACCGAATTCGCCGACAAGCAGATCGTGATCCCGGCGACCGAGAGCGCCGCCGCGGCCTCGGAGTACTTCGGTGAGGACGGGGCGCTCCGTCCATTCGTCGAGTTCTCGCAGCAGTACGCCGTGCTGCGTCCCGAGACCCCGGCCTACGCCGTGATCTCGACGACGTTCGAGACCGCCGCGAAGGACATCATGAACGGCGCCGACGTGCAGGAGACCCTGAACCGCGCGGTGTCGGAGATCGACTCCAACATCGAGTCGAACGACGGCTACGGCTTCGAGTGATCAACCGTCCCGGCGAGGGCTCGCGCCCTCGCCGGGACTCCCTCAGAGAGATCTGCCATGACTGTCACCCCTCCGACGGTCGCCGCCGAGGAGCCTCGGCGCGCCTACCGTCGCTTCCGCTCCATCAAGGGCCGTGAGACCTGGGCCGGCCTCGGGATGATCGCCCCCGCCGGCATCCTGCTGGTCCTGTTCCTCATCATCCCCGTGATCCTCGCGTTCACGCTGTCGTTCACCAACGCACGCCTCATCTCGCCGAACCCGCCGCGGTTCGTCGGCATGGACAACTTCATCCGCGCTTTCACGGCCGACCCGGTGTTCCTGCAGTCGGCGGGCAACACCGCGATCTTCGCCCTCGTCGTGGTGCCCGTGCAGGCGGGCCTCGGCCTGCTCCTCGCGGTGCTGGTGAACCGGCGCATGCGCGGTGTCACCGCCTTCCGCGTGATCTTCTTCATCCCCGTCGTCACCTCGATCGTCGTGGTGTCGATCCTGTGGAAGTTCATGTACCAGAAGGACGGCCTGATCAACTCCATGATCGACGCCCTCACCTTCGGGGCGTGGTCGGGCGTCGACTGGCTGAACGACCCGAACACGGCGCTGGGCGCCATCATCGTCCTGTCGATCTGGCAGGCGGTCGGCTTCCACATGATCATCTGGCTGTCGGGGCTGCAGACCATCCCCGAAGAGCTGTACGAGGCGGCCAAGATGGACGGCGCGAGCCCGTGGCGCCAGTTCACCAACGTCACGTGGCCGGGACTTCGGCCGACGATGGTGTTCGTCCTGGTCACCATCACCATCGCCGCGCTCGGCCTGTTCGTGCAGATCGACGTCATGACCCAGGGCGGTCCGGTGAACTCCACCTCCACCATCGTCTTCCACGCCGTGCGCAAGGGGTACGAGCAGCAGGAGATCGGGTACGCCGCGGCGATCTCGCTCATCTTCTTCGTCGCCGTGCTCGCCATCGCGCTGATCCAGCGGCGCCTCACCCGAGAGAAGGACTGACGTGACCGCTACGCAGACCCTCACCACCGCGGCCGCGCAGTCGCGGCGCTCCTCGCGCACCGCACTGCCCGGGCGCAGCGAGAAGAGCCAGCGCCGACGCGGCAACATCTTCCTCTACCTCGCGCTGTCGCTGTTCGGGATCGTGTTCCTGTTCCCGCTGGTGTTCATGTTCGTGTCGAGCCTCAAGCCCGACGCCCAGATCCTGCAGGACATCGACTCGCCGATGGCGTTCCTGCCGGTCGGCGACATCAGCCTCGACAACTACTTCGGCGTGTTCGACCGCGTCCCCGTCGCGCAGTTCCTGTTCAACTCGGTGCTCGTCACGGTGCTCACCGTCGGGCTCGGGCTGATCGTGAACTCGATGGCCGGGTTCGCGCTGTCGCGCCTGGAGTGGAAGGGCCGCATCGTCGTGCTCGCCCTCATCATCGCGACGCTCATCGTGCCCTTCGAGACCATCGCGGTGCCGATGGTCTACTGGGTCGCGCAGCTGCCGACGCTGGTGATGGAGGGCGGCGTGCTGAAGTACGACTTCGGCTGGCTCAACACCTACGAGGTGCAGATCGTGCCGTTCATCGCCAACGCGTTCTCGATCTTCCTGTTCACGCAGTACTTCTCGACGATCCCGAAGTCGCTCGACGAGGCGGCGCGGATCGACGGCGCGAGCTGGTTCACGATCTACCGCCGCATCCTCGTGCCGCTGTCGGGCCCGGCGTTCGCGACCGTGGCGATCCTCACGTTCCTCCCGGCGTGGAACCAGTACCTCTGGCCGCTCATGGTGGTGCAGAAGGAGGAGCTGCGACCGGTCATGGTCGGCATGCAGTACTTCTTCCAGCTCAACACCGCGTGGGGCGAGGTGATGGCGTACACGTCGCTCATCACCATCCCGGTGCTCATCGTGTTCCTGGTCTTCCAGCGGGCGTTCGTCAGCAGCATCGCCGCGAGCGGGGTGAAGGGATGACGGATGCCGCACTCCGCGGCGGTCCCGCCGCGCCTCGCGTCGTCGTGATCGGCGAGGCCCTCGTCGACATCGTGCACCGCGGGACGGGCGTCGACGAGGCTCCCGGCGGCAGCCCGGCCAACACCGCCCTCACCCTCGGGCGCCTCGGCCGGCGGCCCACGCTCGTCACGCGCCTCGGCGACGACGAGCGGGGCCGGCGCATCCGCCGGTGGCTGGAGGAGTCCGGCGTCGAGGTCGTCGCGGTCGAGGCGGCGCGCACCTCCACCGCGACCGCGCGGCTCGACGCGGCCGGGGCGGCCCGCTACGAGTTCGACCTCCAGTGGGAGCTCGGCGCCGACCCGGACCGCAACGCGGCGCTCGCCGCGGCGGCCGACATCGTGCACGTCGGCTCCGTCGCCACGGTGCTGGAGCCCGGCGACGCGCAGGTCGCGGCGCTGGTGCGGGCTGCCCGCGCCGACGCCCTCGTGACCTACGACCCGAACATCCGGCCCTCGCTGGTAGACGACCCCGCGCGCGTACGCGGCCGGGTCGACGACCTCGTCGCGCTCGCCGACGTCGTGAAGGCCAGCGACGAGGACCTTCGCTGGCTCGCTCCGGGCCGCGACGCCGTCGAGGTGGCGCGCGAGTGGGTCGCGCGCGGCCCGGCGCTCGTCGTGGTGACCCTTGGGGCGCAGGGGGCGATCGGCGTCACCGCCGACGGCGACGTGGTCATCCCGCCGGTGGTCACCGACGTCGTCGACACCGTCGGCGCCGGCGACACGTTCATGGGCGCGCTCATCGACGGCCTGCTCGAGCGAGGGTTCGCCGCCGCTGCGGTGCGGGCGCCGGGGGGAGGCATCCGCTCCGCCGATGTCGCGGCACTGCTCGAGCGGGCTGCGCGCGCCGCCGCGATCACGGTGTCGCGCCCCGGCGCCGACCCGCCCCGGCGGCACGAGCTCGACGCCGCCCGGACGGCGTGACCCATCGCTCGCGGCCCGTGCGGCCGCGCCGACCCCTCGCGGCCGCACGGCCGTGACCGACCTCTCGCGTCCGGCCCGGCCGCGAGACCGCACCTCGCGCGATCGACCGACCGCGCGCCAAGACACGAAGGATCACTGTGTTCGACCTCCCCGGCTCCTGGGTATGGGATTACTGGTTCGCCGACGACGGCGACCGCTACCACCTGTTCTTCCTCTACGCCTCGCGTGCGCTGCGCGACCCCGACGCCCGCCACTACCGCGCCTCGATCGGGCACGCCGTCTCGACCGACCTCGTGAACTGGACGCAGGTCGAGGACGCGCTCGTGCGCAGCGACGCCCCGGCGTTCGACGACCTGGCGACCTGGACGGGCTCGGTGGTGCGGCATCCGGACGGCACGTGGTTCCTCTTCTACACCGGCTCGACGGCGGCCCCTGACGGCAAGAACATCCAGCGCATCGGGTACGCCACCTCGTCCGACCTCCACGTGTGGACCAAGGCCGGCGGCCCGGTGCTGGAGGCCGCGGGGCCGTGGTATGAGAAGCTCGCCAGCGGCGACTGGCACGACGAGGCCTTCCGCGACCCGTGGGTCTTCCCGGATCCGGCCGGCCACGGCTGGCACATGCTGATCACCGCGCGCGCGGCAGAAGGCCCGGTCGACGGGCGCGGCGTCGTCGGCCACGCCTGGTCGGCCGACCTGCGCACGTGGGAGCTGCGGGAGCCGCTGTCGGCGCCGAGCCCCGACGGCTTCGGACAGCTCGAGGTGCTGCAGGCCGAGATCGTCGACGGCAGGCCCGTGCTGCTCTTCTCGTGCCTCGACGAGCACGCCACGCCGTCGCGGCACGGCAGCGGGGGCGGGACGTGGGCGGTGCCGGCCGAGAGCCTGCTCGGTCCGTTCGACGTCGACGCGGCGTACCCGCTGACCGACGAGCGGCTGTACGTCGGCCGCCTGCTGCGGCGCCGCAGCGACGGCCAGTGGCTGCTGTTCGCCTTCCGCAACGCCGACGAGGACGGCGCGTTCGTGGGCGGCATCACCGACCCCATGCCCGTCGACTGGGAGGGGGAGCGGCTGGTGCGCCGCGACGCCGAGCGCGTCGCGGCTCTCTGACGCGGAGCGGCCGGGGTCACGCGGACGGGCCCCGGCCGCCGCACCGCGGGAGCGACCGGTCACGGCCGCACTGCCGCGGCTGCGGGCGACGCCGCGGCGCCGGTGCGCGCCGGGGCGTGGCATCCGTTCCCGCATGCGGGGAGCGACGTCCGCCGGAGAAAGGATGACGATGGTGTCAGCTTCACAACGACGATCGGCGCGCGTGGCGGCCGGAGTGCTCGCGGTGATCGTGGTGGCGGTGGCCTCCGGGCTCACCGCCGCGGCCGACGCGCCCGCGACGGCGGCCGAGGCGCCCGCGACGGCGGCCGAGGACGGCGACCAGTACCGCGCGCAGTACCACTTCACGGTGCCGGACCGCTGGAAGAACGACCCGCAGCGGCCGGTCTTCATCGACGGCAAGTTCCACTACTACTACCTCTACAACAGCGACTACAACGCCGATCCCTCGGCCAACTTCGGCACGGCCTGGCGCCTGGCGACCTCGTACGACGGGGTCGTGTTCGCCGATCAGGGGGTCGCTGCGCCGAAGAAGACCAACCCCAACTACGACCTGTGGTCGGGGTCCGCCGTGGTCGACCACGCGAACACCGCCGGCTTCGGCGCCGGCGCGGTCGTCATGCTGGTCACGCAGATGGACCACCCGACACCCGCGCAGCAGCTGAACGCCTCCGGCCCGCAGGCGCAGTTCCTCTGGTACTCGACCGACGGCGGCCGCAACTTCCGCCCGCACGGCGAGGACCCCGTCATCCCCAACGGCGGCCGCGCCGACTTCCGCGACCCGAAGGTCGTGTGGGACGAGGAGCGCGGGCGCTGGGTCGCGCTGATCGCCGAGCGCGACCGCGTGAGCTTCTACACGTCGCCCGACCTCAAGACCTGGTCGCGCACGTGGGAGTACGTCAACCCCGGCATCGGCACGATCGAGTGCCCGGACCTCTTCCCCATCCGCGCCGACGACGGCACGCTGAAATGGGTGTTCGGCGTGAGCGCGAACGGCTACGCCACCGACGAGCCGGCGACCTTCGCGTACTGGACGGGATCGTTCGACGGCACCTCGTTCGCGTTCGACCACGCGGCGCCGCAGTGGCTCGATCACGGGTTCGACTGGTACGGCGCCGTCACGTGGGAGGACCCCGCGGCGCCGCTTGACCGCCGCTACGCGGTGGCCTGGATGAACAACTGGGACTACGCCCACTCCACGCCCACCTGGACGGCGGACGGGTTCAACGGCACCGACTCGATCACCCGCGAGATCCGGCTGAAGCGCGTCGGGTCGTCGTTCAGCCT from the Microbacterium atlanticum genome contains:
- a CDS encoding carbohydrate ABC transporter permease → MTATQTLTTAAAQSRRSSRTALPGRSEKSQRRRGNIFLYLALSLFGIVFLFPLVFMFVSSLKPDAQILQDIDSPMAFLPVGDISLDNYFGVFDRVPVAQFLFNSVLVTVLTVGLGLIVNSMAGFALSRLEWKGRIVVLALIIATLIVPFETIAVPMVYWVAQLPTLVMEGGVLKYDFGWLNTYEVQIVPFIANAFSIFLFTQYFSTIPKSLDEAARIDGASWFTIYRRILVPLSGPAFATVAILTFLPAWNQYLWPLMVVQKEELRPVMVGMQYFFQLNTAWGEVMAYTSLITIPVLIVFLVFQRAFVSSIAASGVKG
- a CDS encoding carbohydrate ABC transporter permease, which produces MTVTPPTVAAEEPRRAYRRFRSIKGRETWAGLGMIAPAGILLVLFLIIPVILAFTLSFTNARLISPNPPRFVGMDNFIRAFTADPVFLQSAGNTAIFALVVVPVQAGLGLLLAVLVNRRMRGVTAFRVIFFIPVVTSIVVVSILWKFMYQKDGLINSMIDALTFGAWSGVDWLNDPNTALGAIIVLSIWQAVGFHMIIWLSGLQTIPEELYEAAKMDGASPWRQFTNVTWPGLRPTMVFVLVTITIAALGLFVQIDVMTQGGPVNSTSTIVFHAVRKGYEQQEIGYAAAISLIFFVAVLAIALIQRRLTREKD
- a CDS encoding family 43 glycosylhydrolase; this translates as MFDLPGSWVWDYWFADDGDRYHLFFLYASRALRDPDARHYRASIGHAVSTDLVNWTQVEDALVRSDAPAFDDLATWTGSVVRHPDGTWFLFYTGSTAAPDGKNIQRIGYATSSDLHVWTKAGGPVLEAAGPWYEKLASGDWHDEAFRDPWVFPDPAGHGWHMLITARAAEGPVDGRGVVGHAWSADLRTWELREPLSAPSPDGFGQLEVLQAEIVDGRPVLLFSCLDEHATPSRHGSGGGTWAVPAESLLGPFDVDAAYPLTDERLYVGRLLRRRSDGQWLLFAFRNADEDGAFVGGITDPMPVDWEGERLVRRDAERVAAL
- a CDS encoding PfkB family carbohydrate kinase; this encodes MTDAALRGGPAAPRVVVIGEALVDIVHRGTGVDEAPGGSPANTALTLGRLGRRPTLVTRLGDDERGRRIRRWLEESGVEVVAVEAARTSTATARLDAAGAARYEFDLQWELGADPDRNAALAAAADIVHVGSVATVLEPGDAQVAALVRAARADALVTYDPNIRPSLVDDPARVRGRVDDLVALADVVKASDEDLRWLAPGRDAVEVAREWVARGPALVVVTLGAQGAIGVTADGDVVIPPVVTDVVDTVGAGDTFMGALIDGLLERGFAAAAVRAPGGGIRSADVAALLERAARAAAITVSRPGADPPRRHELDAARTA
- a CDS encoding glycoside hydrolase family 32 protein, whose translation is MAAGVLAVIVVAVASGLTAAADAPATAAEAPATAAEDGDQYRAQYHFTVPDRWKNDPQRPVFIDGKFHYYYLYNSDYNADPSANFGTAWRLATSYDGVVFADQGVAAPKKTNPNYDLWSGSAVVDHANTAGFGAGAVVMLVTQMDHPTPAQQLNASGPQAQFLWYSTDGGRNFRPHGEDPVIPNGGRADFRDPKVVWDEERGRWVALIAERDRVSFYTSPDLKTWSRTWEYVNPGIGTIECPDLFPIRADDGTLKWVFGVSANGYATDEPATFAYWTGSFDGTSFAFDHAAPQWLDHGFDWYGAVTWEDPAAPLDRRYAVAWMNNWDYAHSTPTWTADGFNGTDSITREIRLKRVGSSFSLVSQPVAALQDIATERTRLGDVTVDGFRALDYRGDAYQLEAEVTWQAASNIGLQLRRSADGTRHADVGVTETYAYLNRGQTGHPSGTWKTESRTPFDGAADRVRLRILVDRTTVEVFVDDGRYVQSSQVFAPPGDDGLALYSSGGPATFHDLTITEFGSVVQRPARLLADFEGRTWGEGWTATGDFAAAAPSTSELVGQVGGRVADTFVGGGDPATGVITSPAFTVDRDFLHVLVGGGRNALGEEPATSVQLLVDGRPVRTATGDDSGRLRPVQWDVREFAGRTAQFQILDDATGEWGHLMVDQVVLSD
- a CDS encoding LacI family DNA-binding transcriptional regulator, with the protein product MAAAAGVSVTTVSLVMNNVESRISDDTRRRVKDAARAVGYAPSSVARGLRTQQTRTVGLISDQIATTPFAGRMLAGAQDAARENGHLVYLVDTGGDEGIESEAIRSLTAQQVDAMIYACMWHRVVDVPDGIPAQTVFLDCRPAGGGYRSVVPDDRAGGLTAVRELVAAGHRRIAYLDTEDPGPIASRLRHEGYLQALAEVGVTADPALHVRAETSAHGGRAAMERLLDLGEDRPTGVFCFNDRMAAGVYIAAHRRGLDIPRDLSVVGYDDQQLIAAEQDPPLTTVALPHYDMGRWAMEVALGVRAEGDEDAAHQMECPVIRRDSVGPPPAHVGKQNRRRASHTERPPKAAPDR
- a CDS encoding sugar ABC transporter substrate-binding protein, with the translated sequence MRTRTPILVSAGLVSALALTGCGQAGQGETTTDDGRTQLTMWTHSAGNPAELEVYERIISDFNDSQDQYQVVHESFPQGAYNDAIVAAAASGDLPCLLDLDGPIMPNWAWAGYLQPLGLPTELTDSLLPTAVGEWDGEIYSAGYWDAALAIFARQSVLEAADIRIPTVEEPWTAEEFNAALATLKAAGYETPIDIGAEDTGEWWPYAYSPFLQSFGGDLIDRDSMLTADGALNGPEAVAWGEWFQGLFADGYAGNSGTVGNQEFIDDEVALSYTGVWNAVTALDEVGDDLLILPPPDLGNGPKIGGGSWQWAISSECNDADGAREYLEFSFQDEYITEFADKQIVIPATESAAAASEYFGEDGALRPFVEFSQQYAVLRPETPAYAVISTTFETAAKDIMNGADVQETLNRAVSEIDSNIESNDGYGFE